A genomic window from Yarrowia lipolytica chromosome 1D, complete sequence includes:
- a CDS encoding uncharacterized protein (Compare to YALI0D09823g, weakly similar to uniprot|P40077 Saccharomyces cerevisiae YER124C DSE1 Daughter cell-specific protein, may participate in pathways regulating cell wall metabolism, similar to Saccharomyces cerevisiae DSE1 (YER124C); ancestral locus Anc_8.133), which produces MDALVNSFEDLNTSHTTSRYRAKRHHARTKSSPGSIKRNQSIRRHSRTLSTHYDSSNPYQDASTSYAQLSMGRRTEGSSTKPRPKSYVEPSHTQTQAHYATDSHHPSHSRSHSQTGHGPRATFRHHHHRSKSHTNPRSRFELRPQSHHETYTYLPDDPSPQFDEPNFSWMEEAENQLSELQSKYKPEPMAASTSLSWQIPDESHHLTSVAVHESSPLIAVGSGGKENNLFVYETTQDKGLIHHQTISLPAIHGLKWLSPSQQVADLGNILATSHSNGLAHLVLLPDCYSSDPAEILKRFNHKHHVSIKDTLSTRIKHLELTTPAWRSSVSSSLATLYSQHLFLWDPSRGDTPVLTRKVKRAEAFSLSPFQDGQVAAACGKYTSLLDLRAKSGSVNLLAGNTNLCAYSPMNSNLLATAHSDVSGLQENCVRIWDSRHTAGPLHKLEGHTDQIRSLEWSKFNPCELHTSSNDGSLRLWNIGRQQETKARPSLEVYSGDLAAQWDEQKASAQWLPRSARQMQQRGLAFNVAPLNIQKKEKKEKKPALYSSSVIAKTPHAAVASASFMPTGSMHPSVVTVDSYGSLGIHSMPSATPYNTEPETPRTLTARMSVQSFASTDMSSDFTEADMSSASDTSPMTSPSMASAATFQSSYDSPVKACIPEARPATYETSVSSSFIPPLQIKKRVPSGPRPEGSHVRRPSRESRNMLPELDLDFDFGLTA; this is translated from the coding sequence ATGGACGCTCTTGTTAACTCTTTTGAGGACCTGAACACCTCTCATACGACCTCTCGATACAGAGCCAAGCGACACCACGCTCGCACCAAGTCGTCTCCCGGCTCCATCAAGCGAAACCAGAGCATTCGACGACACTCGCGAACACTGTCCACCCACTACGACTCGTCCAACCCCTACCAGGACGCCTCCACCTCGTATGCACAGCTGTCTATGGGCCGGCGTACCGAAGGATCCAGCACTAAACCCAGACCGAAATCCTATGTCGAACCTAGTCACACCCAGACTCAGGCCCACTACGCTACGGACAGCCACCACCCGTCTCACTCCCGCAGCCACTCGCAGACAGGTCATGGTCCCCGAGCAACCTTCcgacaccaccatcaccgcTCCAAGTCGCACACCAACCCCCGGTCTCGTTTCGAACTTCGACCGCAATCACACCACGAGACGTACACCTACCTGCCGGACGATCCATCGCCGCAGTTTGACGAACCCAATTTTTCGTGGATGGAGGAAGCCGAAAACCAGCTGAGCGAGCTCCAATCCAAGTACAAACCGGAACCCATGGCCGCCTCCACTTCTCTGTCGTGGCAAATCCCAGACGAAAGCCACCACCTTACTTCAGTGGCCGTCCACGAGTCCTCTCCCCTCATTGCAGTAGGCTCGGGAGGCAAGGAAAACAACCTGTTTGTCTACGAAACCACCCAGGATAAGGGCCTCATCCACCACCAGACCATTTCTCTGCCGGCCATTCATGGCCTGAAATGGCTGTCCCCTTCGCAGCAGGTGGCTGACCTCGGCAACATTCTCGCTACCTCGCACTCCAACGGACTGGCCCATTTGGTTCTTCTCCCGGACTGCTACTCTTCTGACCCTgccgagattctcaagagATTCAACCACAAGCACCATGTTAGCATTAAGGACACGCTGTCGACCCGAATCAAGCACCTCGAGCTCACCACACCTGCCTGGAGATCGTCTGTCTCCTCGTCCCTGGCCACCCTCTACTCCCAGCACCTCTTCTTATGGGACCCCTCTCGAGGAGACACTCCCGTGCTCACCCGAAAGGTCAAGCGAGCGGAGGCCTTCTCTCTGTCGCCCTTCCAGGATGGTCAGGTCGCAGCCGCCTGTGGAAAGTACACCTCGCTGCTGGACCTGCGAGCCAAGAGCGGCTCGGTCAACCTGCTGGCAGGTAACACCAACCTGTGTGCTTACTCGCCCATGAACTCCAATCTGCTTGCCACCGCCCATTCCGACGTTTCTGGTCTCCAGGAGAACTGCGTTCGAATCTGGGACTCCAGACACACTGCCGGTCCCCTCCACAAGCTTGAAGGCCATACCGACCAGATCCGAAGCCTCGAGTGGTCCAAGTTTAACCCCTGCGAGCTGCACACCTCGTCCAACGACGGTTCTCTGCGACTTTGGAACATTGGCCGACAGCAGGAGACCAAGGCTAGACCTTCCCTGGAGGTCTACTCTGGTGACCTTGCTGCCCAGTGGGACGAGCAGAAGGCCAGTGCCCAGTGGCTGCCTCGAAGCGCTCGACAGATGCAGCAGCGAGGTCTGGCGTTCAATGTGGCCCCTCTCAacatccagaagaaggagaagaaggagaagaagcctgCTCTGTACTCCTCGTCTGTCATCGCCAAGACCCCCCATGCAGCTGTtgcctcggcctccttcaTGCCCACAGGCTCCATGCATCCCTCTGTAGTCACTGTGGACTCGTACGGATCGCTGGGCATCCATTCAATGCCTTCTGCTACTCCTTACAACACCGAGCCCGAGACACCCCGAACTCTCACAGCTCGAATGTCGGTCCAGAGCTTTGCTTCTACAGACATGTCTTCCGACTTCACAGAGGCAGATATGTCTTCTGCTTCGGACACTTCGCCTATGACCTCCCCTTCCATGGCATCAGCAGCCACCTTCCAGTCGTCTTACGACTCTCCAGTCAAAGCTTGCATTCCTGAGGCCCGTCCTGCCACTTATGAGACTAGTGTGAGCTCTTCTTTCATCCCCCCCTTGCAAATCAAGAAGCGGGTACCCTCTGGACCCCGGCCTGAAGGCTCGCATGTCCGACGACCTTCCCGGGAGTCTAGAAACATGCTTCCCGAGCTCGATCTTGATTTCGACTTTGGTTTGACGGCTTAA
- a CDS encoding uncharacterized protein (Compare to YALI0D09845g, similar to Saccharomyces cerevisiae EAF3 (YPR023C); ancestral locus Anc_8.131, similar to uniprot|Q12432 Saccharomyces cerevisiae YPR023c EAF3 Esa1p-associated factor, nonessential component of the NuA4 acetyltransferase complex), which yields MVLATNSRCLAYHGPLLYEAKILMSYDPSKRGSKAKVEDGLPPTVEIGNVVNTHKRKRGPRASLPAAGATPDGDDSNDKNRHFSPKEGKPDVPADLADENEDKICYYVHYKGWKNTWDEWVGEERVLALNEDNIKLQKELKAAALAAAKKGKDFDALAPPEALSETASPAPTTKRKSMASKDSPAEGPRPVKRRGGLAALEDLEKEDDYLKRKEIALVVPDKLKAQLVDDWEFVTKDHQLVGLPRKVTVVDILKEFKKEAEAKYRPGSADADILNEVVSGIKLYFDRSLGSILLYRFEREQYLQITQSPDHSNKTMSEVYGAEHLLRLFVSLPGLIAMTNMDAQSVAVLKEHLEDFVRFLSTHQKTYFLKEAYTNASPAYEALSKGL from the coding sequence ATGGTTCTAGCCACCAATTCGCGGTGCCTGGCGTACCATGGTCCGCTGCTCTACGAAGCAAAGATCCTCATGTCTTACGACCCCTCCAAACGCGGCTCTAaggccaaggtggaggacggGCTTCCGCCCACGGTTGAGATCGGAAACGTGGTCAACACTCACAAGCGCAAGCGGGGTCCTCGCGCCTCTCTTCCTGCTGCGGGCGCAACGCCCGATGGAGACGACTCCAACGACAAAAACCGACACTTTAGTCCAAAGGAAGGGAAACCTGACGTGCCCGCAGATCTGGCCGACGAAAACGAGGACAAAATCTGCTACTACGTGCACTACAAGGGCTGGAAAAACACGTGGGACGAGTGGGTCGGCGAGGAGCGGGTACTGGCTCTCAACGAGGACAACATCAAGCTacagaaggagctcaaggctgCGGCTCTAGCAGcggccaagaagggcaaggaTTTTGACGCCCTGGCTCCTCCCGAGGCGCTCAGTGAAACGGCCTCTCCGGCACCAACCACAAAGCGCAAATCCATGGCATCAAAGGACTCTCCTGCTGAGGGACCCCGTCCCGTGAAACGACGAGGGGGACTCGCTGCCCTGGAGGACCTCGAGAAGGAAGACGACTATCTAAAACGCAAGGAAATTGCGCTTGTTGTGCccgacaagctcaaggcccAGCTGGTAGACGACTGGGAGTTTGTCACCAAGGaccaccagcttgtcggCTTGCCCCGGAAGGTGACGGTGGtggacattctcaaggaaTTCAAAAAGGAGGCGGAGGCCAAATATAGACCTGGCTCTGCCGACGCCGATATTCTCAACGAGGTGGTGTCGGGAATCAAGCTCTACTTTGATCGCTCGCTGGGCTCAATCTTGCTCTACAGATTCGAGCGAGAGCAGTACCTACAAATCACCCAGAGCCCAGACCactccaacaagaccaTGAGCGAAGTCTACGGCGCGGAGCATCTGCTGcggctgtttgtgtcgctcCCGGGGCTCATTGCTATGACCAACATGGATGCCCAAAGCGTGGcggtgctcaaggagcacTTGGAGGACTTTGTGCGGTTTCTGTCGACCCACCAGAAAACGTACTTTTTGAAGGAGGCTTACACAAATGCTTCGCCCGCATACGAGGCTCTGTCCAAGGGTCTTTAG
- a CDS encoding uncharacterized protein (Compare to YALI0D09867g, similar to Saccharomyces cerevisiae BNA4 (YBL098W); ancestral locus Anc_7.429, similar to uniprot|P38169 Saccharomyces cerevisiae YBL098w related to kynurenine 3-monooxygenase), whose translation MHEVTVVGAGLVGCLAALAFADRGHKVALYDARPDLRSEAELKNASLRSINLAVSARGIEALRSVDTKMAERVLADIIPMYGRMIHDLQGGQHAQAYGLWGECINSIDRAQLNRTMLDVIEDNANITFFPEHKLTNISLSRKDKKYQRPTSTFETKEGEERVVESDYIIGADGAFSKTRDRLQRYVRMNYAQQYIDCVYLELKIPKADGPDPFSISPNHLHIWPRHKYMLIALANGDGSFTSTLFAPPALMEQVCESQNTFISFFKEQFPDAYELMGESQILESYENNPRSPLVSLKCSPYNHKGECLLVGDAAHCMVPFYGQGMNAGFEDIRVLMEILDEKKWNVEEAFNTYTERRHKDLVAIVDLAMRNYVEMSHSVVSLPYLIRKKVDGVLGRVFSSAWVPLYSMVSFRADIPYSKALSRSARQDRIIGNIVNWTSFAGLVGMGALFYYKGRHLFGRLFE comes from the coding sequence ATGCACGAAGTCACAGTGGTAGGAGCGGGTCTTGTGGGCTGTCTGGCGGCTCTGGCATTCGCAGATCGCGGCCACAAGGTGGCGCTTTACGATGCTCGTCCTGATCTCCGGTCCGAGGCGGAGCTCAAAAACGCCTCGTTGCGATCCATTAACCTGGCTGTGTCTGCTCGAGGCATCGAGGCACTCAGATCTGTCGACACCAAGATGGCCGAGCGAGTGCTGGCCGACATTATCCCCATGTACGGTCGTATGATCCACGATCTCCAGGGAGGACAACATGCTCAGGCTTACGGCCTATGGGGCGAGTGTATCAACTCGATTGACCGAGCCCAGCTCAACCGAACCATGCTGGACGTGATTGAAGATAACGCCAACATCACCTTCTTCCCCGAGCACAAACTAACCAACATTTCGCTCAGCCGAAAGGACAAAAAGTACCAGCGACCGACATCGACTTttgagaccaaggagggcgAAGAGAGGGTCGTGGAAAGTGACTACATTATTGGAGCAGATGGAGCCTTCAGCAAGACCAGAGATCGACTCCAGCGATACGTCCGAATGAACTACGCCCAGCAGTACATTGACTGTGTCTACCTGGAACTCAAGATCCCCAAGGCCGACGGACCCGATCCGTTTTCCATCTCGCCCAACCACCTGCACATTTGGCCCCGACACAAATACATGCTCATTGCACTGGCCAACGGTGATGGCTCGTTCACATCTACGCTGTTTGCTCCCCCGGCGCTCATGGAACAGGTGTGTGAATCCCAAAACACCTTCatttccttcttcaaggAGCAGTTCCCAGACGCATACGAGCTGATGGGCGAGTCTCAGATTCTGGAGTCGTACGAAAACAACCCCCGGTCCCCCCTGGTGTCCCTTAAGTGCTCTCCTTATAATCACAAGGGCGAGTGTCTGCTCGTAGGCGACGCAGCCCACTGCATGGTTCCGTTCTACGGCCAGGGAATGAACGCCGGATTTGAAGACATCCGGGTGCTCATGGAGATTTTGGATGAAAAGAAATGGAACGTCGAGGAGGCCTTTAACACCTACACCGAGCGACGACACAAGGATCTTGTTGCTATTGTCGATCTCGCCATGCGAAATTATGTGGAAATGAGCCACTCAGTGGTCAGTCTGCCCTACCTGATTCGAAAGAAGGTGGACGGAGTTCTTGGACGTGTCTTTTCGTCCGCTTGGGTCCCTCTTTACTCCATGGTGTCGTTCCGAGCCGACATTCCTTACTCCAAGGCTCTGAGTCGAAGCGCTCGACAAGACCGAATCATTGGTAACATTGTCAATTGGACCTCGTTTGCGGGTCTGGTTGGAATGGGCGCCTTGTTCTACTACAAGGGTCGTCACCTTTTTGGCCGTCTCTTCGAGTAA
- a CDS encoding uncharacterized protein (Compare to YALI0D09889g, similar to wi|NCU08949.1 Neurospora crassa NCU08949. 1 hypothetical protein): MKFGYCCFCYTALNHHNALIYSLLGERKSLVSGSPPVQSESKTNGLQQSREGLANEVLDGSVLLEDSGDEGGDGVDGEDETSEVGSTLSGGGAGEDNQGRHGVRLQTGAEQRRSVEGEDAVVLLLSGKLLGGVSGLGSLDGVANDGGETNQRGEVGEDGADGKGGGLDGGEVVERHCEKVVLRWREKTPDWGSPLLYIL; encoded by the coding sequence ATGAAGTTCGGCTactgctgtttctgttaCACGGCCTTGAATCATCATAATGCATTAATATACAGCTTACTTGGCGAGAGAAAGAGTCTCGTTTCGGGTTCCCCACCAGTTCAGAGTGAGAGTAAGACCAACGGTCTCCAGCAGAGCAGAGAGGGTCTTGCCAACGAGGTACTCGACGGGTCGGTTCTCCTGGAAGATTCCGGTGACGAGGGTGGGGATGGAGTTGACGGCGAAGATGAGACCTCCGAGGTAGGCAGCACCCttagtggtggtggtgccGGTGAGGACAATCAGGGCCGACACGGCGTAAGACTGCAGACCGGAGCCGAGCAGAGAAGATCCGTAGAGGGCGAGGACGCCGttgttctccttctgtcGGGCAAACTCCTCGGGGGTGTCAGCGGCCTTGGCTCGCTTGATGGTGTCGCCAATGACGGGGGCGAAACCAATCAAAGAGGAGAAGTGGGAGAAGATGGTGCCGACGGCAAGGGCGGAGGGCTTGATGGGGGGGAAGTAGTGGAGAGACATTGTGAGAAAGTAGTtttgagatggagagaaaaGACCCCAGACTGGGGCTCACCGCTCCTATATATACTTTGA